The Sulfuricaulis sp. genome has a window encoding:
- a CDS encoding DUF3565 domain-containing protein, whose product MRQRRGAGMSPGKTFLAHVSGVFSHGDGGGAPRPITQSYDPRGHRARPVRTSGTRARINGAIFFHMRHNPPWTNCPWVMAPGGRALDLNRACGDEET is encoded by the coding sequence ATGCGACAGCGTCGAGGTGCGGGGATGAGTCCTGGAAAAACGTTTCTTGCGCATGTCTCCGGCGTCTTTTCGCACGGGGACGGAGGTGGTGCACCCCGCCCCATTACTCAAAGCTATGATCCCCGGGGCCACCGCGCCAGACCAGTGCGGACCAGTGGAACACGTGCCCGGATCAATGGCGCGATATTCTTTCATATGCGCCATAATCCGCCCTGGACTAACTGCCCGTGGGTCATGGCGCCTGGAGGCCGGGCATTGGATCTGAATCGCGCATGCGGCGATGAAGAAACATGA
- a CDS encoding cytochrome D1 domain-containing protein: MATDSVALPKFASRASRILPWLFLGVVYASGAVASPSVPTDRLYAEHCASCHGPDRLGAIGPALLPENLGRLKREEAVATIREGRVATQMPPFRDKLSAEQIAQLAKLIYQPLPEVPRWGMKEIRASHLLHVKPDEKLSDKPVFKVGDPLNLFIVVELGDHHATLLDGDRFEPIARFPTRFALHGGPKFSPDGRYVYFASRDGWISKYDIYNLKFIAEVRAGINTRNAAVSGDGKYVAVGNYLPHSIVILDARDLTPVKVIEVKGHDGKSSRVSAVYDAAPRKSFIAALKDIPEVWEITYDEHAEPVYEGMVHDFKYGEGIAVPGPFPPKRIRLDDYLDDFFFDQEYVHIVGASREAGKGQIVNLDVRRRIATLDLPGMPHLGSGITWERNGHMVMATPNLREGVVSIIDMNNWKVVQRIDTLGPGFFMRSHENTPYAWVDAMMSPKDKDKIQIIDKRTFKVVKTLTPAPGKTAAHTEFTRDGKYALVSVWDVDGALVIYDAATFKEVKRLPMKKPSGKYNVYNKITRSAGTSH, from the coding sequence ATGGCCACTGATTCGGTCGCGCTACCCAAATTCGCCAGTCGCGCGAGCAGAATCCTCCCTTGGCTGTTTCTGGGCGTGGTTTACGCGTCGGGTGCCGTGGCGTCGCCGTCGGTCCCGACCGACAGGCTTTACGCCGAACACTGTGCCTCTTGTCACGGTCCGGACCGGCTGGGAGCCATTGGCCCGGCGCTATTGCCGGAAAATCTCGGAAGACTCAAACGTGAAGAGGCGGTCGCCACCATCCGCGAGGGACGCGTGGCGACCCAGATGCCGCCGTTCCGGGACAAACTGAGCGCAGAGCAGATCGCGCAACTCGCCAAGCTGATTTATCAACCACTGCCGGAAGTCCCGCGCTGGGGCATGAAGGAAATCCGCGCGTCACACCTGCTGCACGTCAAACCCGATGAAAAGCTTTCAGACAAGCCCGTGTTCAAGGTCGGGGATCCGCTCAATCTCTTCATCGTGGTGGAGCTGGGCGATCACCATGCCACGCTGCTGGACGGCGACCGCTTCGAGCCAATCGCGCGCTTTCCCACACGCTTCGCGTTGCACGGTGGGCCGAAGTTTTCTCCAGACGGGCGTTACGTTTACTTCGCCTCGCGCGACGGCTGGATATCCAAATACGACATCTACAACCTGAAGTTCATCGCCGAGGTTCGCGCCGGCATCAATACGCGCAATGCCGCGGTATCGGGCGACGGCAAATACGTCGCTGTTGGCAATTATCTGCCGCACAGCATCGTTATTTTAGACGCGCGCGACCTGACGCCGGTCAAAGTGATCGAAGTCAAAGGGCATGATGGCAAGAGTTCGCGCGTCTCGGCGGTATACGATGCCGCGCCGCGCAAGAGTTTTATCGCGGCGCTCAAGGATATCCCCGAGGTCTGGGAAATCACCTACGATGAGCACGCGGAGCCGGTCTACGAGGGCATGGTACATGACTTTAAATATGGCGAGGGGATCGCCGTGCCAGGGCCGTTCCCGCCGAAGCGTATCCGTCTTGATGATTACCTCGACGATTTCTTTTTCGATCAGGAGTATGTCCATATCGTCGGGGCCTCGCGCGAGGCCGGCAAGGGTCAGATAGTCAATCTTGACGTGCGCCGGCGCATTGCCACGCTCGATCTTCCCGGCATGCCGCATCTTGGATCGGGCATCACCTGGGAGCGTAACGGCCACATGGTGATGGCCACCCCCAATCTCCGGGAGGGCGTGGTGTCGATCATAGACATGAACAACTGGAAGGTTGTTCAACGTATCGATACCCTCGGGCCTGGTTTTTTCATGCGTTCGCACGAGAACACGCCCTACGCCTGGGTCGATGCCATGATGAGTCCGAAGGACAAGGACAAAATCCAGATCATCGACAAGCGCACGTTTAAGGTAGTGAAGACGCTTACGCCCGCGCCCGGCAAGACCGCGGCGCACACCGAATTCACGCGTGACGGCAAATACGCGCTCGTGAGCGTGTGGGACGTGGATGGCGCACTGGTGATCTACGATGCGGCGACCTTCAAGGAAGTGAAGCGCTTACCCATGAAAAAACCTTCTGGCAAATACAACGTCTACAACAAAATCACGCGCTCGGCGGGAACCAGCCATTAA
- a CDS encoding DsrE family protein, translated as MADKLMIVMLNTDPKNPAELGAPFFQASVAAAMELDVEIVFSGGAAELAVKGVAEKLYVKQGSPKTVYDFIKDAYEAGVKFKICSPALDLWGNDLISEIKETVGGAYVIGQAIDDDVVTLTY; from the coding sequence ATGGCTGACAAACTGATGATCGTAATGTTGAACACCGACCCGAAAAATCCTGCGGAACTCGGGGCGCCTTTCTTTCAGGCGAGCGTGGCGGCGGCGATGGAGCTCGACGTCGAAATTGTTTTCAGTGGGGGTGCCGCCGAGCTTGCCGTTAAGGGAGTAGCCGAGAAACTGTATGTAAAGCAGGGCAGCCCCAAGACGGTGTATGACTTCATCAAGGATGCCTACGAGGCCGGCGTGAAGTTCAAAATCTGTTCGCCCGCGCTTGATCTCTGGGGCAACGATCTGATCTCGGAGATCAAGGAAACCGTGGGCGGCGCCTATGTCATCGGCCAAGCCATCGACGATGACGTGGTGACACTCACCTATTAA
- a CDS encoding TolC family protein, which translates to MKPDDASPTIWAVALAACLLAVVRPVAAAGALTLDDYFAHALTRSEVVATQGELIQQAEERYRQAGSALRPTIDGVASYTWLDKGARDTSANPARHPNARITATQPLFRGFREFASMRQTQALVGAQGEDYRQARTQLFKDVAQNFYDVLSLEQDLKNLDEQINYNLEREKELRDRVRIGRSRTGETLTVQSTISTLRAQVEQLRAQLSAAREAFAFLSGLPAATPLRDVETLPVNLDALEAYLVRLELRPDVKAAQQRLTAAQENITVARGARQPSLDLNANRYLERRGSLENVDWDVQLALTIPLYAGGSRQSQVREAVSQSTQAELGASQVRRQAEQEIRSVYQSVVFDHSQLEALEKATEAARKNYEVQRRDYRLGLVTNLDVLQALTAFQENQRALDRARYTAKLDYLKLEAAAVRRPAAPEEPTP; encoded by the coding sequence GTGAAGCCTGACGACGCCTCTCCAACGATCTGGGCCGTTGCGCTGGCCGCGTGCCTGTTGGCCGTGGTGCGGCCCGTGGCTGCCGCCGGGGCGCTGACGCTGGACGATTACTTCGCGCATGCGCTGACGCGCAGCGAGGTGGTCGCGACGCAGGGCGAACTGATCCAGCAGGCGGAGGAACGTTATCGCCAAGCGGGGTCTGCATTGCGCCCAACTATCGATGGCGTCGCTTCCTATACCTGGCTGGACAAGGGGGCGCGCGACACGTCAGCGAATCCCGCGCGTCATCCCAACGCGCGAATTACCGCCACCCAGCCGCTGTTCCGCGGCTTCCGGGAATTCGCCTCGATGCGGCAGACGCAGGCACTGGTGGGCGCTCAGGGAGAGGATTATCGCCAGGCGCGCACGCAGCTGTTTAAGGACGTGGCGCAGAATTTTTACGACGTGCTGTCACTCGAACAAGACTTGAAGAATCTCGATGAGCAGATCAACTACAACCTCGAGCGCGAGAAGGAACTGCGCGATCGCGTGCGCATCGGCCGTTCGCGTACAGGCGAGACACTGACGGTGCAGAGCACGATAAGCACCCTGCGCGCGCAGGTCGAACAGTTGCGGGCCCAGCTCAGCGCCGCACGCGAGGCCTTCGCGTTCCTGAGCGGCCTGCCAGCCGCTACGCCGCTGCGTGATGTCGAGACCCTGCCAGTGAATTTGGATGCGCTCGAGGCCTATCTTGTGCGGCTGGAGTTGCGTCCGGACGTGAAGGCGGCGCAGCAACGCCTGACCGCGGCGCAGGAAAACATCACCGTGGCACGCGGCGCGCGCCAGCCCTCGCTCGATCTGAACGCCAACCGTTACCTGGAACGCCGGGGCAGCCTTGAGAACGTCGATTGGGATGTGCAGCTGGCGCTGACGATCCCGTTGTACGCCGGCGGAAGCCGGCAATCGCAGGTGCGCGAGGCGGTATCGCAGAGCACACAGGCCGAGCTGGGCGCAAGCCAGGTGCGCCGCCAGGCAGAGCAGGAAATCCGCTCGGTCTATCAAAGCGTGGTATTCGATCACTCGCAGCTTGAGGCGCTGGAGAAGGCGACCGAGGCGGCGCGCAAAAACTACGAAGTGCAACGGCGTGACTACCGCTTGGGGCTGGTCACGAACCTGGATGTGTTGCAGGCCCTGACCGCCTTTCAGGAAAACCAGCGGGCGCTGGACCGCGCGCGCTACACCGCGAAACTCGATTATCTCAAGCTGGAAGCAGCGGCCGTGCGTCGCCCGGCCGCGCCCGAAGAACCCACGCCATGA
- a CDS encoding glycine cleavage system protein R, with the protein MKKYFVISALGTDRPGIVNELSKTILDSGCNVEDSRMTVLGGEFALILMVSGHWGAITRLERQLPPLEKKLELTILAKHTEPRTSAQDRVPYAVDVVAMDHPGIVHEVANFFASREINIEEMGTWTYPAAHTGTPMFSLNLTVSIPADVHIGRLRDEFTSFCDTLNLDATIEPARH; encoded by the coding sequence ATGAAGAAATATTTCGTCATTTCCGCGCTCGGGACGGATCGACCCGGGATCGTCAACGAGTTATCCAAGACCATTCTCGACAGCGGTTGCAACGTCGAGGACAGCCGCATGACCGTGTTGGGCGGTGAGTTTGCCCTGATCCTGATGGTTTCCGGTCACTGGGGCGCCATCACGCGACTGGAGCGGCAACTGCCGCCGCTGGAGAAAAAACTTGAGCTGACCATTTTAGCGAAGCATACCGAACCGCGCACGAGTGCCCAGGACCGGGTGCCCTACGCGGTGGATGTGGTGGCGATGGACCATCCCGGCATCGTGCACGAGGTCGCCAATTTTTTCGCCAGCCGTGAGATCAACATCGAGGAAATGGGAACGTGGACCTATCCCGCCGCGCACACCGGCACGCCCATGTTTTCGCTCAACCTGACGGTGAGCATCCCGGCCGACGTGCATATCGGACGTCTGCGCGACGAGTTCACCAGCTTCTGCGACACCCTCAATCTGGACGCCACCATTGAGCCGGCGCGGCACTAG
- a CDS encoding cell wall hydrolase yields the protein MRKKRFSRTHPRTSTLSHGWQNLRFHWYTTRKGPLIFILVIGLVVTSFGYFIHSAFARRDDVKNLTCLAFNVYFEARGEPMVGQYAVAEVTMNRVASGRYPDTICGVVHQRNWDTLRKRYVGAFSWNELDERPSLEEETFRRAWEVAETVYYGRHTPTLAGALHYHATHIKPSWARGNKPVARIGRHIFYR from the coding sequence ATGCGCAAGAAACGTTTTTCCAGGACTCATCCCCGCACCTCGACGCTGTCGCATGGATGGCAGAATCTGCGTTTTCACTGGTACACGACGCGCAAGGGTCCGCTTATCTTTATTCTTGTAATCGGTCTGGTTGTTACTTCGTTCGGTTATTTCATCCACTCGGCTTTCGCCAGGCGGGACGACGTGAAGAACCTTACCTGTCTCGCATTTAACGTGTACTTCGAGGCGCGCGGCGAGCCAATGGTCGGTCAATACGCGGTGGCCGAGGTCACCATGAACCGCGTGGCTTCGGGCCGCTACCCCGACACGATTTGCGGTGTGGTGCATCAGAGGAACTGGGATACGTTGCGCAAGCGCTATGTCGGCGCTTTCTCCTGGAACGAACTGGATGAACGTCCCTCGCTTGAAGAAGAAACCTTCCGGCGCGCCTGGGAGGTCGCCGAAACGGTTTATTACGGACGTCATACGCCGACGCTCGCGGGCGCGCTGCATTATCATGCCACGCACATCAAGCCCAGCTGGGCCCGCGGTAACAAGCCCGTCGCACGGATCGGTAGACACATTTTTTACCGATAG
- a CDS encoding GGDEF domain-containing protein: protein MAVGENLSVDPGLMRALVRHLEHLQRHPDGGELLQLIKDGLHHCRERGLVNGSCLSHLHQQLLAYTQNNALPSSIRLRARLIQQHLAIYLPQPDHIIPAREFTPEPTLAAPAKTTSRPRALKAPDSQITETPAMESPRTPEQPSAPVAKTSEALRTTEAGVAPQLDELRQMLAKGMDEMLRERETLSRQLSDATTYLKMIEAEREQLREELNKARRRIRAGEKSTKRPLGLPKRDVLVRQIESEIERVKRHGEPLALALIDIDNLEGIQEKHGAEIADTVLNRYTSEVLGRFRSYDMVARYSKNEFAVLLPNTGKDNALRALEKVHKRAKESHFSHKGQSYPLPGFGGVLTFYSPGEEPHQMLRRADEALVNLKLRGERQLVVV, encoded by the coding sequence TTGGCTGTCGGCGAAAACCTCTCCGTCGACCCCGGTTTGATGCGTGCGTTGGTGCGACATCTCGAGCACCTTCAGCGCCATCCGGACGGCGGCGAACTGTTACAGTTGATCAAGGATGGCCTGCATCACTGCCGTGAGCGTGGTCTCGTCAACGGTTCCTGTCTCTCCCATTTGCATCAGCAGTTACTTGCCTATACGCAGAATAACGCACTGCCCTCTTCCATCCGTCTGCGGGCGCGTCTGATCCAGCAACACCTGGCGATTTACCTGCCGCAACCGGATCACATCATCCCGGCGCGCGAATTCACCCCAGAGCCAACGTTGGCCGCACCTGCCAAGACCACGTCAAGACCACGTGCGCTCAAGGCGCCCGATTCCCAGATCACGGAGACTCCCGCCATGGAAAGCCCAAGAACGCCGGAACAGCCATCGGCGCCGGTGGCCAAGACATCGGAGGCGTTGCGCACTACCGAGGCCGGTGTAGCACCGCAACTCGATGAACTGCGCCAGATGCTGGCAAAGGGCATGGACGAGATGCTGCGCGAGCGCGAGACGCTGTCACGTCAACTCTCCGACGCCACCACCTATCTCAAGATGATCGAGGCCGAGCGCGAGCAGTTGCGCGAAGAACTTAACAAGGCCCGGCGCCGCATCCGGGCGGGTGAGAAATCCACGAAAAGGCCGCTCGGACTGCCCAAGCGCGACGTGCTGGTGCGGCAGATCGAATCCGAGATTGAGCGCGTGAAGCGCCATGGCGAACCGCTCGCGCTGGCGCTGATCGATATCGACAACCTGGAAGGTATTCAGGAAAAACACGGTGCGGAAATCGCCGATACGGTGTTGAACCGGTACACGAGCGAAGTGCTCGGCCGCTTCCGCAGCTACGACATGGTGGCGCGCTATAGCAAAAACGAATTCGCCGTGCTGCTGCCCAACACCGGCAAGGACAATGCCTTGCGCGCGCTGGAGAAGGTTCACAAGCGCGCCAAGGAGTCGCATTTCAGCCACAAGGGCCAGAGCTACCCGCTTCCCGGCTTCGGCGGCGTACTCACGTTTTATTCCCCCGGCGAGGAGCCGCACCAGATGCTGCGCCGCGCCGACGAGGCACTGGTTAACCTGAAACTGCGCGGTGAGCGCCAGCTCGTCGTCGTTTAG
- a CDS encoding inositol monophosphatase family protein, with protein MDIRNEIPVRDIERFFTKALEFSATARSLILSMLLAGFEVKRKPDQSFVTTADLRVEELLRELIERDFPDHGIIGEEYPPTRPEAPFQWVMDPIDGTEDFVQRMPAFGSILALHYRGEPVVGVIDHPVLDIRVSAAFGMGAYHNGRHVTLPDLDPDAIDGTERVMLPSRANFTKHRDDGRLFDAVARAHPNHRIYRTCFTHTCAILGMADAAIDYGNPIWDFAASRILIEEAGGKFLNVREWDVPLYRRVYGSIMGKPTLVDRLSMLFNQ; from the coding sequence GTGGACATTCGTAACGAAATTCCAGTACGCGACATCGAACGCTTTTTTACCAAGGCCCTTGAATTTTCCGCGACGGCGCGTTCGCTCATCCTGTCTATGCTGCTGGCCGGATTCGAGGTCAAGCGCAAACCGGACCAGAGCTTCGTCACCACCGCGGATCTCAGGGTCGAAGAATTGCTGCGCGAACTGATCGAGCGGGATTTCCCCGACCACGGCATTATCGGCGAAGAATATCCGCCGACTCGTCCTGAAGCGCCGTTCCAGTGGGTCATGGACCCGATTGATGGCACCGAGGACTTTGTACAGCGTATGCCGGCCTTTGGCAGCATTCTCGCATTGCATTACCGCGGCGAACCGGTCGTGGGCGTTATCGATCATCCGGTGCTGGATATCCGGGTAAGCGCCGCCTTCGGGATGGGCGCCTACCATAACGGCCGACATGTGACGCTCCCCGATCTCGACCCCGATGCCATCGACGGGACCGAGCGCGTGATGCTTCCGTCGCGGGCGAACTTCACCAAGCACCGCGACGACGGGCGCCTGTTCGACGCCGTGGCGCGGGCGCATCCGAACCACCGTATTTACCGCACCTGTTTTACTCATACATGCGCGATCCTGGGCATGGCTGATGCCGCCATTGACTATGGCAACCCTATTTGGGATTTCGCGGCCAGCCGCATCCTTATAGAAGAGGCGGGAGGAAAGTTTCTGAACGTCCGCGAATGGGACGTGCCGTTGTACAGGCGCGTCTACGGTTCGATCATGGGCAAGCCGACATTGGTGGATCGTCTGTCGATGCTTTTCAACCAGTAG
- a CDS encoding phosphoribulokinase, translated as MSERHPIVAVTGSSGAGTTTVRHAFQDIFRRENITAAFVEGEAFQCYELEERMRLIRQAQTEGRALSLFGPEMHQLDRLEAFFKEYSEHGTGQIREYVTPDNQEELGLPAGTFTPWRALPKKTDLLVYEGLHGGMVARTWTRRTMSPSHNPAVIERRSITNGNSGVDIPQYVDLLLGVVPVLNLEWVQKIHRDTNVKGRTPEAVTNTILRRLRDYTNFITPQFSLTDINFQRVPVVDTSNPFIARDVPTADESVVVIRFRDPWRYDFPNLLKRIHDSCMSRPNTMVIPGGKMSLAMEIICTPLVHELLEKRTNLTV; from the coding sequence ATGTCTGAAAGGCATCCTATCGTTGCAGTCACCGGCTCATCGGGCGCCGGGACTACCACCGTGCGTCACGCCTTTCAGGACATCTTCCGACGCGAGAATATTACGGCCGCATTCGTCGAGGGCGAGGCATTCCAATGCTACGAACTCGAGGAACGCATGCGCCTGATCCGTCAGGCCCAGACCGAAGGGCGGGCATTGAGCCTGTTCGGTCCGGAGATGCACCAGCTCGACCGCCTCGAGGCTTTTTTCAAGGAATACTCCGAACACGGCACCGGGCAGATCAGGGAATACGTCACGCCCGACAACCAGGAAGAACTTGGGTTGCCCGCCGGCACCTTCACACCCTGGCGGGCATTGCCCAAGAAAACCGATCTACTGGTCTATGAAGGCCTCCACGGCGGCATGGTTGCTCGTACCTGGACCCGCCGAACAATGAGCCCATCGCACAATCCCGCCGTCATCGAGCGGCGCAGTATCACCAACGGCAACAGCGGGGTGGACATCCCGCAGTACGTGGACCTGCTGCTCGGAGTGGTTCCGGTGTTAAACCTTGAATGGGTACAGAAGATTCATCGCGACACCAATGTGAAAGGGCGAACACCGGAGGCCGTCACCAATACCATCCTGCGCCGCCTGCGCGACTACACTAATTTCATCACGCCGCAGTTTTCCCTCACCGACATCAATTTCCAGCGGGTGCCGGTGGTGGACACTTCCAACCCCTTCATCGCGCGCGATGTCCCGACAGCGGATGAAAGCGTGGTGGTCATCCGTTTCCGCGATCCATGGCGATACGATTTCCCCAACCTTCTGAAGCGCATCCACGATTCATGCATGTCGCGCCCGAACACCATGGTCATTCCCGGTGGCAAGATGTCTCTGGCCATGGAGATCATCTGCACGCCATTGGTACATGAATTGCTGGAAAAGCGGACCAACTTAACCGTCTAG
- a CDS encoding efflux RND transporter permease subunit, with translation MNLPEIAIRRPVFAWMLMAALILFGGISASRMGISQLPDVDFPVVSIRVDYPGAAPEVIETNVVDVIEDAVMTVEGVRSVTSTARYAQASISVEFELSRDIADALQEVQNKVAAAQRHLPTDIEPPVISKTNPEDQPILWMSVTSDRHTLRELMRYVKDSLKDRFSSVSGVGEITLGGYVDPNLRVWVSGKELNRYQLAVTDVLNAIVAEHSELPAGQITAGLKEYDVRTLGEAKTAKEFENIVINQRGGQPVYSRIRLSQVAQIEDGLDDIRRISRANGERAVGIGIRKQRGSNTVAVAQGVKARMAEVAKQLPEGMKIAVNFDTTKFIEESVDEFKMALVLSALATAFVCWLFLGSWTATLNVILAIPTSIIGTFIVLYFFGFTLNTFTLLGLSLAIGIVVDDAIMVLENIVRHQEKGENRVEAALKGSRQVTFAALAATLAVVAIFLPVAFMSGVIGKFFFQFGITMTVAVLLSLLEALTLTPMRASQFVQAGSRVTRMGRAADFAFRAVAALYRKLLEVALRHPWIIIGSSALFFAASFSTLNFINKEFMPAQDQSSFIVRAQTPVDSSMEFTDSVMREAEKFFAARPEIRRYMVAVGGFGTGGQSNLANAFISMKPKGSRGIDPEAGHELSQQELMAATREALKKLGLKVSIQDLSQRGFTASRGFPIEFAVQGRNWDKLVEYSETIIAKLDATGLVTDTDSDYLLGKPEIQIIPDRERAAARGVSIQAISQTVNAMVGGVVAGQYSSEGHRYDVRVRLRDQEIDRIDQIKRLYVRNNRGELIPLSEVVQVREAKSLAQINRNDRERAIKIFANVKAGESQQEALDRAQAIAREVLPPEYTVRFVGGSQSFQESFASLWFVLVLGVIVAYMVLASQFNSFVHPVTVLMALPFSVSGAFLTLLLFDHSLNIFSFIGLILLMGIVKKNSILLVDFTNQVRDRGGVTVRAALIEACPIRLRPILMTSFATIAAALPLALALGPGAELRAPMAIAVIGGVLVSTLLTLFVVPCVYELLSRFERDRRAVEKRQQEIVEATRN, from the coding sequence ATGAACCTGCCTGAAATCGCCATCCGCCGTCCGGTGTTCGCCTGGATGCTGATGGCGGCGCTGATCCTGTTCGGCGGGATCTCGGCCTCGCGCATGGGCATCAGCCAGTTGCCCGACGTGGATTTCCCGGTGGTATCGATTCGCGTGGACTATCCTGGCGCCGCGCCCGAGGTCATCGAGACCAACGTCGTCGACGTCATCGAAGACGCGGTCATGACGGTGGAGGGCGTGCGCAGCGTGACCTCCACCGCGCGCTATGCCCAGGCGAGCATCAGCGTCGAGTTCGAGCTGTCGCGTGACATTGCCGACGCGCTGCAAGAGGTGCAGAATAAAGTCGCGGCGGCGCAGCGCCACCTGCCGACCGACATCGAGCCGCCGGTCATCAGCAAGACCAACCCCGAAGACCAGCCGATCCTGTGGATGTCGGTCACGAGCGACCGGCACACGCTGCGCGAGCTGATGCGTTACGTGAAGGACTCGCTCAAGGACCGGTTCTCGTCCGTCAGCGGCGTCGGCGAGATCACGCTCGGCGGCTACGTCGATCCCAACCTGCGCGTCTGGGTCTCGGGCAAGGAACTGAACCGCTACCAACTGGCGGTGACCGACGTGCTGAACGCGATCGTCGCCGAGCACTCGGAGCTGCCCGCCGGCCAGATCACCGCCGGGCTCAAGGAATACGACGTGCGCACCCTCGGCGAGGCCAAAACCGCCAAGGAGTTCGAGAACATCGTCATCAACCAGCGCGGCGGCCAGCCGGTCTACAGCCGCATCCGCCTGAGCCAGGTGGCGCAGATCGAGGACGGGCTGGATGACATCCGCCGCATCTCGCGCGCCAACGGCGAGCGCGCGGTCGGCATCGGCATCCGCAAGCAGCGCGGGTCGAACACCGTGGCCGTGGCGCAGGGCGTCAAGGCGCGCATGGCCGAGGTCGCCAAGCAGTTGCCGGAAGGCATGAAGATCGCCGTCAACTTCGACACCACCAAGTTCATCGAGGAGTCGGTGGACGAGTTCAAGATGGCGCTGGTGCTGTCGGCGCTCGCCACCGCGTTCGTGTGCTGGTTGTTTCTCGGCAGCTGGACCGCGACGCTGAACGTCATCCTGGCGATCCCGACGTCGATCATCGGCACCTTCATCGTCCTGTACTTCTTCGGCTTCACGCTCAACACCTTCACGCTGCTGGGCCTGAGTCTCGCCATCGGCATCGTCGTGGACGACGCCATCATGGTGCTGGAAAACATCGTGCGCCACCAGGAAAAGGGCGAGAACCGCGTGGAGGCGGCGCTCAAGGGTTCGCGCCAGGTCACTTTCGCCGCGCTGGCGGCGACGCTGGCGGTAGTCGCGATCTTCCTGCCGGTGGCGTTCATGAGCGGTGTCATCGGCAAGTTTTTCTTCCAGTTCGGTATTACCATGACGGTGGCGGTGCTGCTGTCGCTGCTGGAGGCGCTGACGCTGACGCCGATGCGCGCCTCGCAGTTCGTCCAGGCCGGCAGCCGCGTCACGCGCATGGGACGCGCGGCGGATTTCGCGTTTCGCGCCGTGGCCGCGCTGTACCGCAAGCTGCTGGAGGTCGCATTGCGGCATCCTTGGATCATCATCGGCAGCTCGGCTCTGTTCTTCGCGGCCTCGTTCAGCACGCTCAATTTCATCAACAAGGAATTCATGCCGGCGCAGGACCAGAGCAGCTTCATCGTGCGCGCGCAGACGCCGGTGGATTCCTCGATGGAGTTCACCGACTCGGTGATGCGCGAGGCCGAGAAATTCTTCGCTGCGCGTCCCGAAATCCGGCGCTACATGGTCGCGGTGGGTGGGTTCGGCACTGGCGGACAGTCGAATCTGGCAAACGCCTTCATCAGCATGAAACCGAAAGGCAGCCGCGGCATCGACCCGGAGGCCGGCCACGAACTGTCGCAGCAGGAGCTGATGGCGGCCACGCGCGAAGCGCTCAAAAAGCTGGGCCTGAAGGTCTCGATCCAGGATCTGTCGCAGCGCGGTTTCACCGCCTCGCGCGGCTTTCCGATTGAGTTCGCGGTGCAGGGGCGCAACTGGGACAAGCTGGTGGAGTATTCCGAGACTATCATCGCGAAGCTCGACGCCACCGGTCTCGTGACCGACACCGACAGCGATTATCTGCTCGGCAAGCCGGAAATCCAGATCATCCCGGACCGCGAACGCGCCGCCGCGCGCGGCGTGAGCATCCAGGCCATCTCCCAGACGGTCAACGCCATGGTCGGCGGCGTCGTCGCCGGACAGTATTCCTCCGAGGGGCACCGCTACGACGTGCGCGTGCGGCTGCGCGACCAGGAGATCGACCGTATCGACCAGATCAAGCGACTGTACGTGCGCAACAATCGCGGCGAGCTGATCCCGCTCTCGGAGGTGGTGCAGGTGCGTGAGGCCAAGAGCCTGGCGCAGATCAACCGCAACGACCGCGAGCGCGCGATCAAGATATTCGCCAACGTCAAGGCCGGCGAGTCGCAGCAGGAGGCGCTGGATCGGGCGCAGGCCATCGCACGCGAGGTGTTGCCGCCGGAATACACGGTACGTTTCGTCGGCGGATCGCAGTCGTTCCAGGAATCGTTCGCGAGCCTGTGGTTCGTGCTGGTGCTCGGCGTGATCGTGGCGTACATGGTGCTGGCCTCGCAGTTCAACAGCTTCGTGCACCCGGTCACGGTGCTGATGGCGCTGCCGTTCAGCGTCTCGGGCGCGTTCCTGACGCTGCTGCTGTTCGACCATTCGCTCAACATTTTCAGCTTCATCGGCCTGATCCTGCTAATGGGCATCGTGAAGAAGAATTCCATTCTGCTGGTGGACTTCACCAACCAGGTGCGCGATCGCGGCGGTGTGACGGTGCGCGCGGCACTGATCGAGGCCTGTCCGATCCGGCTGCGCCCGATCCTGATGACTTCGTTCGCCACCATTGCCGCCGCGCTGCCGCTGGCGCTGGCCCTTGGTCCCGGCGCGGAGCTGCGCGCGCCCATGGCGATCGCGGTGATCGGCGGCGTGCTGGTATCCACGCTGCTCACGCTGTTCGTCGTGCCTTGTGTGTACGAATTGCTGTCGCGCTTCGAACGCGACCGCCGTGCGGTGGAAAAACGGCAACAGGAGATTGTCGAAGCTACCAGGAACTAG